One segment of Salvia splendens isolate huo1 chromosome 20, SspV2, whole genome shotgun sequence DNA contains the following:
- the LOC121781607 gene encoding protein FAR1-RELATED SEQUENCE 5-like: MVIPECKDSLKPVVGMVFKSIQDARSFYVEYARDAGFETRKFSHKASGDVVTWLYMVCSREGIKRTLEFDAVNARQGFANRHRRGSKRCGCNAKLTFKFVSEGGVAWYVVHNFIEEHNHSMVENQHKLYMKSNRQLDQLHSKFIEDCMKANIGPTMTFNLLREVLGGYDSVGCTVTDIKNCVRDMKEHLKEVDAQLIMNKMSKKKESCPGFHYVFEVDSNDKLTRYCMIFGPFTGKDNHGCPVTFAAGFLSNESNESFSWLFKQLVECMGVAPKMIITDQDRGMRLAIELVLPDTRHRWCMWHIMLKLADKVPKKLHADEFFKKDLNACVWSELLEPAEFEESWNNVITQYGLENVSWFKKMFEDRTFWIPAYFRDFPMASLLKTTSISEAENSFFKRYSKPRFYFAEFVMQYDKALDAQRNKSERLDYFDSTIVPILATKLPFEEHAATIYTDKMFKDVQAKIVEAYHSCNMVDMSVQSSNKVYRVSDGSRNTFNVNHEVGAEQIPEQYFGSRWLKRPLLKVVHGFPRYEFEMTEAPKVDAKRNAITKMHKTYYRLAQKAESHIDDVNALITGLERLGLELFGDEGLAVPSLDKGKRIENVFGDPIPDAINVHPPDVVHTKGSGSRKVSKKEAAIRQMNKPLRRCKKCRELVRHDSRNCGKEKEKNKNK; encoded by the exons ATGGTCATCCCCGAATGCAAAGACAGTTTGAAGCCTGTTGTTGGCATGGTCTTTAAATCAATTCAAGATGCACGTTCGTTCTATGTTGAATATGCTCGAGATGCTGGTTTTGAGACTCGAAAATTTAGTCACAAAGCATCGGGGGATGTTGTTACGTGGCTGTATATGGTGTGCAGTAGGGAGGGTATAAAGAGGACACTAGAATTTGATGCAGTTAATGCCCGACAAGGTTTTGCAAACAGACATAGACGTGGATCAAAGAGATGTGGATGCAATGCAAAGTTAACGTTCAAGTTTGTCTCCGAAGGTGGGGTTGCTTGGTATGttgttcacaactttattgaggAGCACAACCACTCTATGGTGGAGAATCAACATAAGCTATACATGAAATCGAATCGTCAACTAGATCAACTACATTCGAAATTCATTGAAGATTGTATGAAAGCCAACATTGGTCCCACAATGACATTTAATCTATTAAGAGAGGTGTTGGGCGGATATGATTCGGTTGGTTGCACCGTAACGGACATCAAGAATTGTGTTCGTGACATGAAAGAACATCTGAAAGAGGTTGATGCTCAATTGATTATGAATAAAATGAGTAAGAAGAAAGAATCATGCCCAGGCTTTCACTATGTGTTTGAGGTAGACTCCAATGACAAATTGACAAG GTACTGTATGATATTTGGTCCTTTCACGGGTAAAGACAATCATGGTTGCCCTGTAACCTTTGCGGCTGGATTTTTATCCAATGAGAGTAACGAATCATTTTCATGGTTATTCAAGCAGCTTGTTGAATGCATGGGTGTAGCCCCTAAAATGATAATTACAGATCAGGATCGGGGCATGAGACTTGCTATTGAACTAGTGTTGCCAGATACAAGACACCGGTGGTGTATGTGGCACATTATGCTCAAACTTGCGGATAAAGTACCTAAAAAACTTCATGCAGATGAGTTTTTTAAGAAAGATTTGAATGCTTGTGTTTGGTCTGAATTGTTAGAACCTGCTGAATTTGAGGAATCGTGGAATAATGTAATCACACAATATGGTTTGGAAAATGTGTCATGGTTCAAGAAAATGTTTGAAGATAGAACATTTTGGATTCCTGCGTACTTCAGAGATTTTCCAATGGCCTCTTTATTGAAGACAACATCAATATCTGAAGCAGAGAATAGCTTCTTCAAAAGGTACTCAAAACCTCGATTCTATTTTGCTGAATTCGTTATGCAGTACGATAAAGCGTTAGATGCTCAAAGGAATAAGTCAGAGAGACTCGATTATTTCGATTCCACAATTGTTCCAATACTTGCAACAAAATTACCATTCGAGGAACATGCAGCTACAATATATACCGACAAAATGTTTAAAGATGTTCAGGCTAAAATTGTTGAGGCTTATCATAGCTGTAACATGGTTGATATGTCCGTTCAGTCAAGCAACAAAGTTTACAGAGTTTCAGACGGTAGTCGCAATACCTTTAACGTCAACCATGAAGTTGGAGCTGAG CAAATTCCCGAGCAATATTTTGGATCACGATGGCTGAAGAGGCCCTTACTAAAGGTCGTACATGGTTTTCCAAGATACGAGTTTGAAATGACTGAag CTCCAAAAGTTGACGCTAAACGGAATGCAATCACCAAGATGCACAAAACATATTACCGTTTAGCTCAAAAGGCCGAGTCCCACATCGATGATGTCAATGCACTCATAACTGGACTGGAGAGGCTTGGTCTGGAACTATTTGGTGATGAAGGGTTAGCAGTGCCTTCTTTGGATAAGGGAAAGAGGATTGAAAATGTGTTTGGTGATCCAATACCGGATGCTATCAATGTTCACCCACCTGATGTTGTGCATACCAAGGGTTCTGGAAGCCGGAAGGTGTCAAAGAAAGAAGCGGCTATCAGGCAAATGAATAAACCTCTGCGACGTTGCAAGAAATGTCGCGAACTGGTGAGGCATGATTCAAGAAACTGTGgcaaagagaaagagaaaaacaaaaacaagtgA
- the LOC121780985 gene encoding uncharacterized protein LOC121780985 isoform X2: MGGCLGCCTKPPFVISVDEPSKGLKIQGQRVKQHSLTEDFWSPSSGDMDNSAFPSYRSVSSISTSNQTLDTNSSTGGTSSSSEFVNHGLLLWNETRQQWVGNKGPQEPGQAQEPKLSFNATYESLLGTNKPFPQPIPLPEMVDFLVDVWEQEGLYD; encoded by the exons ATGGG AGGTTGTCTTGGATGTTGTACCAAGCCACCGTTTGTAATTTCTGTGGATGAGCCATCTAAGGGGCTCAAGATTCAAGGCCAGCGCGTGAAGCAACATAGTTTAACCGAGGACTTTTGGAGCCCCAGTTCGGGTGATATGGATAATAGTGCCTTTCCATCTTATAGAAGTGTCTCGTCAATCAGCACTTCAAACCAAACACTTGATACTAATAGTAGCACCGGCGGCACAAGCAGCTCCTCCGAATTCGTAAATCATG GTCTTCTTCTGTGGAATGAAACGAGGCAGCAGTGGGTAGGAAACAAAGGACCCCAGGAACCAGGACAAGCGCAAGAGCCTAAATTGAG TTTCAACGCTACGTATGAGAGTTTGCTAGGAACCAACAAGCCATTCCCCCAACCCATCCCATTGCCG GAAATGGTGGATTTCCTAGTTGACGTTTGGGAGCAAGAAGGGCTTTATGATTGA
- the LOC121783081 gene encoding EIN3-binding F-box protein 1-like has translation MSKVFDFSGDNGFVFQKSKESRPFLSLGNHVDVYFPPSKRSRVNAPFVVSEYPKEQPFIEVLPDECLFEIFRRLGGEERSVCSSVSKRWLMLLSSICADEICSSVAQTMEPEIVSDCKKADESAKPKGKVEFVDINDEECVDVDHQGYLSRCLEGKKASDVRLAAISVGSASRGGLGKLSIRGNACTRRLTDIGLKAVSRGCPSLGVLSLWNISSVSDEGLSAIATGCRSLEKLDLSHCPAITDKAVIAVAMNCPNLRSVKLESCSNIGDESLKALGHYCPNLESIMVKNCALVGDQGIAGLFSAAGHVLTKANLQGLNISDVSLAVIGHYGSAMTDLSLVGLHNVNERGFWVMGEGQGLKNLKCLSIISCQGVTDAGLEAIGKGSPDLKVFCLRRCALVSDNGVVSFSRVASSLESIKLDETHRITQCGVFGILASCGGKLKALALSNCLGLKDLNFGFPLSSLCTSLRSLAIHNCPGFGDSGMNVLVRLCPKLTHVDLIGLEGVTDAGLLPLSQRPEAGLVKVNLSGCVNLTDSLVAGIATLHGETLEVVNLVRVSGITDVSLMSIATNCSVLRELDVSGCRVTDSGVALLARAGKLSLQVLSLAGCSLVSDKSFPFLKTLGTTLVGLNIQLCHGISSAAISLLLEQMWRCDILS, from the exons ATGTCTAAAGTTTTTGATTTTAGTG GTGATAATGGGTTTGTGTTCCAAAAATCCAAAGAATCAAGACCCTTTTTGTCTCTTGGGAATCATGTCGATGTCTATTTTCCTCCATCCAAGAGATCTCGTGTCAATGCTCCCTTTGTTGTTAGTGAATATCCGAAGGAGCAGCCTTTTATCGAAGTTCTTCCTGATGAGTGTCTGTTTGAGATCTTCAGACGGCTTGGAGGCGAAGAGAGGAGCGTCTGCTCCTCTGTGTCCAAGCGTTGGCTCATGCTTTTGAGCAGCATCTGTGCGGATGAGATATGCAGCTCTGTTGCTCAGACCATGGAGCCTGAGATTGTATCTGATTGTAAGAAGGCTGATGAGTCTGCTAAGCCTAAAGGAAAGGTTGAATTCGTCGATATCAATGATGAGGAATGTGTTGACGTTGACCATCAGGGTTATCTATCGAGGTGCTTGGAAGGGAAGAAGGCCTCGGATGTGAGACTGGCTGCGATTTCTGTTGGAAGTGCAAGCCGTGGAGGTTTGGGAAAGCTATCCATCCGTGGAAATGCTTGCACTCGTAGATTGACAGACATTGGATTGAAGGCTGTGTCGCGTGGTTGCCCTTCTTTGGGGGTTCTTTCTCTGTGGAACATATCCTCTGTTAGTGATGAAGGGTTGTCTGCAATAGCAACTGGTTGTCGTTCTCTCGAGAAGCTAGACCTCTCCCATTGCCCGGCTATCACTGATAAGGCCGTGATCGCAGTTGCCATGAACTGCCCCAATCTAAGATCAGTTAAGCTAGAGTCTTGCTCAAACATTGGTGATGAGAGCTTGAAAGCTTTGGGCCATTACTGCCCCAACCTAGAGTCGATCATGGTTAAAAATTGCGCCCTTGTTGGTGACCAGGGGATTGCTGGTCTGTTTTCTGCAGCTGGACACGTCCTAACCAAAGCTAATCTTCAGGGACTCAACATCAGTGATGTGTCTCTTGCTGTAATTGGGCACTATGGGAGTGCAATGACTGATCTTTCTCTTGTTGGCCTCCACAATGTGAATGAGAGGGGCTTCTGGGTGATGGGTGAGGGTCAAGGTTTGAAAAATCTGAAATGTTTATCGATTATTTCGTGCCAAGGAGTTACTGATGCGGGTCTTGAAGCTATTGGTAAAGGCAGCCCGGATCTGAAGGTGTTTTGCCTCCGGAGATGTGCTCTTGTGTCTGACAACGGGGTTGTGTCATTTTCCAGAGTTGCTTCATCACTTGAGAGCATTAAGCTCGACGAGACCCATAGGATTACTCAGTGTGGGGTTTTCGGCATTCTTGCTAGCTGTGGGGGGAAGTTGAAGGCACTTGCTCTGTCCAATTGCTTAGGGCTCAAAGACTTGAACTTTGGATTCCCATTGAGCTCTCTTTGCACGTCTCTGAGATCGTTGGCTATCCATAACTGCCCAGGGTTCGGTGATTCTGGCATGAACGTGTTGGTTCGGCTGTGCCCTAAACTAACACACGTGGATCTTATTGGCCTTGAAGGAGTAACTGATGCCGGCCTCCTCCCTCTCAGTCAGAGGCCGGAGGCTGGTCTGGTTAAGGTTAATCTGAGTGGATGTGTAAACCTAACTGACAGCCTGGTTGCAGGGATCGCTACCCTTCACGGGGAAACTCTGGAGGTTGTGAATCTTGTAAGAGTCAGCGGCATCACTGATGTGAGTTTGATGTCAATCGCAACGAACTGCTCAGTTCTGCGTGAGCTTGATGTCTCTGGCTGCAGGGTAACGGATTCGGGTGTTGCCCTCTTGGCTAGGGCCGGGAAGCTGAGCTTGCAGGTGCTCTCTCTCGCGGGCTGCTCGTTGGTGTCGGACAAGAGTTTTCCATTCTTGAAAACACTCGGCACGACTCTGGTGGGGCTCAACATTCAGCTCTGCCATGGAATCAGCTCTGCTGCTATTAGTTTACTTCTTGAGCAGATGTGGAGGTGTGACATACTTTCTTAA
- the LOC121781791 gene encoding uncharacterized protein LOC121781791, with amino-acid sequence MPRPGPRPFECVRRAWHSDRHHPIRGSLIQEIFRIVNEVHCSATRKNREWQEKLPIVVLKAEEIMYSKANSEAEYSDLVTLWERVNEAIDTIIRRDETSETGDFLHPCIEAALHLGCFPRRSSRSQRNDSPRCYLRPENVEGAFVADSNFSSEIYGNLAKISPLILHCPHYSTFDTKSPSPSCTKVHDRRNPSHVKKFVMLPNNLVPSVNHHASGEASNSSNLWHVFPLHYGDHLEPSRASFPIPQLMDSDEITPQPSSPTLKLDTLSSHCPSSRELASEKEQQADCDLTLRLGSLVVPCAGIQNSWSLQLENGDRSTVDRIKSNSHLND; translated from the exons ATGCCAAGACCAGGCCCAAGACCCTTTGAGTGTGTGAGAAGAGCTTGGCACAGTGATAGGCACCACCCCATTAGGGGTTCTCTCATTCAAGAGATTTTCAG GATTGTGAATGAGGTCCATTGTTCAGCTACTAGGAAGAACAGAGAATGGCAAGAGAAACTCCCCATTGTTGTGTTGAAAGCTGAAGAAATCATGTATTCTAAAGCAAACTCTGAG GCTGAGTATTCTGATCTTGTAACACTTTGGGAAAGAGTAAATGAAGCTATTGATACCATAATCAGAAGAGATGAGACCTCTGAAACTGGGGATTTCTTGCACCCTTGTATTGAAG CTGCATTGCATTTGGGTTGCTTTCCTAGGAGATCATCAAGAAGCCAACGCAACGATTCACCTAGATGTTACCTTAGGCCGGAAAATGTAGAGGGTGCTTTTGTTGCTGACTCCAATTTTAGCTCTGAAATTTATGGAAATCTTGCTAAGATTAGCCCACTCATCCTCCATTGCCCACACTACTCGACGTTCGACACCAAAAGTCCATCACCTTCGTGCACCAAGGTTCACGATCGTAGAAATCCGAGTCATGTCAAGAAATTTGTCATGCTACCTAACAATTTGGTTCCAAGTGTTAACCATCATGCATCAGGAGAAGCTTCTAATTCTTCGAACCTATGGCATGTGTTTCCTTTGCACTACGGTGATCATCTTGAACCATCGAGAGCTTCATTTCCGATTCCCCAACTTATGGACAGTGATGAAATTACCCCCCAACCAAGCTCACCCACCTTAAAGCTTGATACTTTGAGCTCTCATTGTCCATCCAGCCGTGAACTTGCTTCAGAAAAGGAGCAGCAAGCTGACTGTGACTTAACATTGCGGCTAGGTTCTCTCGTAGTTCCTTGTGCTGGTATTCAGAATAGTTGGTCCCTACAGCTGGAAAATGGTGATAGGAGCACTGTAGATCGGATCAAATCCAATAGCCATCTCAACGATTGA
- the LOC121780985 gene encoding uncharacterized protein LOC121780985 isoform X1 encodes MHGSRGCLGCCTKPPFVISVDEPSKGLKIQGQRVKQHSLTEDFWSPSSGDMDNSAFPSYRSVSSISTSNQTLDTNSSTGGTSSSSEFVNHGLLLWNETRQQWVGNKGPQEPGQAQEPKLSFNATYESLLGTNKPFPQPIPLPEMVDFLVDVWEQEGLYD; translated from the exons ATGCATGGG AGCAGAGGTTGTCTTGGATGTTGTACCAAGCCACCGTTTGTAATTTCTGTGGATGAGCCATCTAAGGGGCTCAAGATTCAAGGCCAGCGCGTGAAGCAACATAGTTTAACCGAGGACTTTTGGAGCCCCAGTTCGGGTGATATGGATAATAGTGCCTTTCCATCTTATAGAAGTGTCTCGTCAATCAGCACTTCAAACCAAACACTTGATACTAATAGTAGCACCGGCGGCACAAGCAGCTCCTCCGAATTCGTAAATCATG GTCTTCTTCTGTGGAATGAAACGAGGCAGCAGTGGGTAGGAAACAAAGGACCCCAGGAACCAGGACAAGCGCAAGAGCCTAAATTGAG TTTCAACGCTACGTATGAGAGTTTGCTAGGAACCAACAAGCCATTCCCCCAACCCATCCCATTGCCG GAAATGGTGGATTTCCTAGTTGACGTTTGGGAGCAAGAAGGGCTTTATGATTGA